ctgaggcgggtggatcacctgaggtcaggagttcgagaccagcctggccaatatggtgaaaccccgcctctactacaaatacaaaaattagccggacatggtggtgcatgcctgtaatcccagctactcgggaggctgaggcacgagcaTTCCTTGAagccagaaggcggaggttgcagtgagccgaggtggcatcactgcactccagcctgggtaagacaagactctgtctcaaataaataaataaataaataaatattacaaataaataaataaataagacctcTGCAGTTTATTCCTCTGGGAACTAGGTCCAGCTCCCCATGTCCAGTAAACCTATGTGAACACGTGCAACCAAGCCTGAACTACATTTGTATGTTGATGTGGAAAAAAAGGAGGCAGGGCTGCAACAAAGTGCACCCAGAGGTCTGCTCCCCCATCACTCACCAGGAAACCAGCTGCCACATCAGCTGTGAGTGGgagtttctttttatgttgtttccaaaaataaaagccATAGTCAGCTTGGGAAGAACTTTTCATCAAGCAGAACAgagaaacagagtagaaaagaTTCGAAGACTTGGTGAGATTATACAGTCCACCCCCATCGTTTATTATAGGAGGAAATTGAAACCCAGAGACATTGAGTGACTAGTTCAAGGTCACACAAATGAGTGGAAAAACCAGCAGCAGAACCCAGTTCAAAGCCAGCTCAAAGCCAGATGCTCTAACTTCTAGCTGagcatcttagtccattttgtgctgctatagcagaagaccatagactgggtgacttataaagaACAGCgacttatttcttacagttctggaggctgggaagtccaagatcaaagggCTGGCATCTGGCTAGGGCCTTCTTGCTACATCATCccatagtggaaggcaaaagggTTAAAGATTTTGGGGGCTAGGGggacaaactcatcctttataaGGATGCTCCTCTCATGGTAACAAACCCACTCTCCAagtaatggcattaatccattcatgaggccAGAGGCCTCATAACCTGATTACCTCTTAATGGTCCCACCTCTCAAtgctgttgcattggggattaagtttccaagacatgaactttggaaaatacattcaaaccacagcactgAGTTTTCTTTATGTTATAACAGGGATTATCTATGGTCTCCACTCACAGTCCTTTAAGGCTTCCTTTCTTCCAATCTcagctgcttttaaaaatgacaggAAAGTGAGGCTTCTTGAAAATGGATGTCCGCATAAAAATCATGGTAACATATCTATGTGCCTTTGCGTGTGCTGTCCCCACTGCCATGGATTCCTTTCTCTGCCTAACTGCTAGAACTCCTCCTCATCCATCAAAACCCAAAGAATTGCGGCCTTCTGTGAAAATATTCCCTGACTCTCCAGGGCCTCTGGTTGTTCCCTGCTCTATGTTCTTGGCCCTGACCTTGCACCGACACTCAGAACACTTTACGGCGGGACTGGTTCTTCTCCACGAGAGGGAAAACTCTTCCAAGGCAGAGATGGACCAAATTCAACTTTGCAATCCCAGCACACAGCTTAAGCTACAAAAGGATGGACTTTGAACCATAACCTTCATGAGGAGAGGAGTTTATCATTCCACCCCAGCTCCCAGCTCACGGTGGGAGCCCAAGGAGGGTTTGTTGCTGCCGAAGGAATCTGAACAGGGAAGTTCTGCAACGGGAGGAGATTCTAATCCTGGAGCCACGGAGCTTTCGACAGACACTTCCTGGACGTGCCAAGCAGGTCAGGCTGACAAACGAGTGGGCACTAAAAGGCACAAGAAGCTCTCACATGTGAACAGGCCTCCAGGGCTACAAAGCACTTGCTAAGGTGACCTCATCTGAGTAAACTTTGAAAGTGCTCTTCAGTGTTGCTTCTGTGAGGCCTACTTCACCTTTTACCAAGAGGACTGCTCCCAAGTCTGGCTGATCCAGGCCTCAGGACTGTAAGACACGAAAGTGGCACAGAGGGAAGGAGTAAGTCAAGCTAAGAAATACATGGCTGAacacgcatttttttttttttttttttttttgagatggagtctcgctcagttgcccaggctggagtgcagtggtgcggtctcggctcactgcgagctccgcctcccgggtttacgccattctgctgcctcagcctcccgagtagctggaactacaggcgccggccgccacacccggctaattttttgcatttttagtagagatggggtttcaccgtgttagccaggatggtcttgatctcctgacctcgtgatccgcctgcctcggcctcccaaagtgctgggattacaggcttgagccaccgcgcccggcctgaacacGCATTTATGTTACAAGACCTGGGGGAAAAACAGGAGCAACTCTAGCCATAAAATAACCTGTATATGACAAGTTAAATTGAGAAAGAATTACCTACTTTCACCAAGTGGGCTGAGGTTTACTGGGCTCTGTACTTCCTTAAGAATATtagaaaagaacacacacaacGCTGAAATGTGGGATTTCATTATCTCAGTTTACTTTCATTTGCTTGTTTACACACACGATCTGTGTGTATATAACAGTGGCAAAAGTCATTCTCTAAATACAGTCTGGTACCCAGACTATGACAGATGCACGTGGAAAATGAGGCGTCAGTGAATTAATCTCAACATACAGAGGCAAAATAAGCGTGGCAGTATTCTATGATCACAGATGCCCCCAGAGCCTGGGGGTGACAGACACTTTTCAACACAATACAGTTTAAACAAAAGACCCAGACTCCAAATGGCACCCAAAATATATTCGTTTCTCTGCCTTCTCTAAAGGAGTGAGAAAGTTCTAAAGGCTTACTCAAGAAAAAGGAGGCAGGGAGACTATGGCCTGCTAAGCACAGACGCTGCGCACTTTACATGCCCCATTTCCCTTCATCGTCTCCACCTGACAGACAATGGAAACAAGGTTTGCCATGATCACACAGCTATCAGGAATACTGCCAAGATATGAACCCACATCTCATGTTTGCTTGAGCCCAAATCATTTCACTTACAGTTGAAATGTCTCACATAGGAACAGAAAGCATGCTCCCAAGGAAAACGCAAGGGGCCCAAGCATGGACAAGTGGCGGAAGCCTCATCGACACAGAAGGCTCTGCAATGGACACTTTCCACATAGAATTAATTTAGTGCTGAGCCTGAATCAGACCCACGTGGGATAAATATCTGGAGATTTAAGTGTCACAGATGAATTTCTGGGGTCACCCTGTGCCTGTTCCCTTTTAGTGCTGAACACAACActtaggagatttttttttttttttttttttttttgagatggagtctcactctgtcactcaggctggagtgcagtggtgtgatcctagctcactgcaacctctgcctcctgggttcaagcaatactcctgccccagcttcccgagtagctgggattacaggcgtgtaccaccacacctgactaatttttgtatttttagtcgagacagggtttcaccatgttggccaggctggcctggcctcaagtgatcctcccatctcggcctcccaaagtgctgggatgacaggtgtgagccaccgtgcccggcctaggaGAGCTTTCAATCCCTTCAACAAGCCCCTGCCATCTACTCCACGGCCACTCCCACCACTGGCTTATGGGTGTACGCAACAAGGGTCACATCTTGCCAACACCTCCAAAGCACCATGGTGCCACCTCCCATAGCTCATCACCTGTGTTTCTGCTCCTTTTGGGTGCAACAAATCATGACTCATTGTGACTGATAAAGTTAACCTGCAACTTGATAggatatgaaatatttaaaatatatctttatagtaAAAGATTTTACGCCAAAGATTCACCCTCAACCACCTAAGCGTGTGTGAAGCCAGTCAGGTGTAGTGCTTCTCAGTTAATGCTACTATGAGGCTTGACTGGAGAGAGGGGCATCAAGGCGGCTTTAAGGGTGATTACCCCAACAGCAAGGGGCTCAGTTTGAAAGGCTTAAGGAGACAGTCTGGGAGAGAAGAGGGGACATCTTATCACAGGGCGTGGAACTGTGCCTTTGCGGATGGAGATGACAGGATTTCTAACCCTTCCCAGCATTGTCACAGCAAAGGCCACAGAATGACAAAGCTGGAAACTGAAAAGTGCTgcaaaggggagagaaaaaggaaactgatTTCAAGACCAGTTCAACAGGCCCAGGCATGGTTTGGTTTAATTCAGTTGGTGATGCAGGTAACAGGAGGGAGGAGCCACAGCCATGCCACCCTTTAATAAGGGTGATTTTGCAAACAGGTTGGCTTTCTGCCATCAGAGGGAGGCATTTTACTTCACTTCTGAATTATCATAATCTTGTCCAAAAGGTACAGATGCCCTGGGCCACAGCAGAGTGATCAATGTACTCAGCACACGACCCTGAAGCACACTGTTCGGCCTATACCACTGATACGTGGTCAGGGAAGTTTCGGTGAAAGAACGCATTCTGCAAAATTACCCTGATTCACCTTACAATTCATCAGGTTGTTACTAAATGCCTGCTTTCTGGTttgattatcttatttatttacagaaacggggttctcactatgttgcctaggctggtctcaaactcctgggctccagtaatcctcctacctcagcctcccaaagtgccaggattccAGGTGTAAGCCAGTACACCCGGCCCAGGTTTCACTGCTAACAGAGAAAACAGCCCCATGAGGTGGAATTTAAGATCATAATCTCAGCGCTTAGTTTATAACAACCACATTAGTGTTctaaaccaaccaaccaaccaaccctcAAAACAACCTACATGTGCCAGAGTGTAGCACTGGTGTTGTGAGTTATTTTCAGGAGTTTTATCAACAGAGAACAAATGCCATAGTTCTTATCAAAAACTAAAAGATTCgctcaaaataaaacagaaaaaaagtaatctTATTGCTCCAAAAAACCAGCATATAGTAATTGAAACATGGACAGAAAATGATCATAACCCACTACATACAAATCATCCAATACTTGGTTGGAGAGGCACTGCATCTAAAAGGGCCTATTTTGGTGGCTAATCACAAGTCATAAACATTTCATGGATGAAACAAATATTACAACCAGAGAATGTCCTTCAGGCACCAGGGTGTTGTTATAAAGAACGCTGcctgagctgggcgcagtggctcacgcctgtaatcccagcactttgggaggccgaggcgggtagatcgcctgaggtcaggagtttgagaccagcctgaccaacatggagaaaccctgtctctacgaaaaatacaaaattagccgggcatggtggcgcatgcctgtaatcacagctactcgggaggctgaggcaggagaatcatttgaacctgggatgcagaggttgcggtgagccaagatcacgccattgcactccagcctaggcaataagagcgaaactccgtctcaaaaaaaaaaaaaaaagaaccctgcCTTAAACAGATGCCTATGCAAAATTGACCAGTGggaaatactgttttgttttgttttttctgtaacccaggctggaatgcagtggtgcaatctcggctcactgcaacctccatcttctaggtccaagcaattctcctatctcagcctcctgagtagctgggactaccagcgcctgccaccacacccagctaatttttgtatttttagaagaaatgaggttcgccatgttggccaggctggtctcgaactcctgatctcagatgatccacctgcctcagcctcctaaagtgcagggattacaggtgtgagccaccatgcccggccggaaAATACTGTTAAGTAACAGCAGTAAGAGCCATGAAAATCTAAAGACTACCAGAACCAGGGAGAAGGCAGCAAAGGAGTCCCAAGGCTCTGGGCTCCCCTTGAGCCACACCATAGAGGTTTTCCTGATTCTGCCATTTTGCTGAGCCTTAGCTCCCCACTCCAAGGACAAAAGGAGTGTTCCAGATAAAGAGTGTTACCAGGGACAAAAAGTGCCTAACTGGGAATGGTGGTGCTTGCAACACTGGTGATGTTGCCAAGAATAGTCTGAGGACTAAACTCACTCCCCAGACTTCAGCACTACCCACCAAAACTGCCTGGTACACTTTCCCTCTGAAGTAGGATCAATAATTTAGCCAAATAActaagcaaaatatatatttgaaaaatcgATTAGCCATTGTCCTTCTGTCCCCACCCTGttactcttttatttcttgtaacTATCTTGCTTCAAATTCAAACTACAGCTCTGGGGAGGAAGTCCTGGGGAAAAGGCTTTTGGATACCAAAACCCGTATGTCCCGTACCAGCCCAGCAAACCGAACAAGGTGCCAGACACCTTCTGGGACAAGTTGTGGAAATAAACAGCTGTGCACAGAAACATCAACACCCAGATGAAAGTCAGAATGCCCAGGGCCACAACCAGGGTGGTGATGGCGGTGTGGAGGCAGTGGCTTCGGTCCGTCTTCACCTCATGCAGCACGGACATCTCTTCAACAATCATGAGGGCGCAGAAGGTCAGCAGGAAGGAGTGACCTGAGATGTCAAAGCCATGCCAAAAGCCCCCTTCCTGGTGGCACTGCTGCTTGCTCTGGTGTTCCTTTCTGACCCCCTCCAGGGCCGGGGACTGGTAGCAGCTGCCCGTGTAGTGTTCGATGTTGGAGAAGATGGAGGTGCAGATGTACCAGATGGCCGTGCCCACAAGCAGGGTGCTCAGCCGCCGCAGGACCAGGCCAGCCTTGCCGGTCAGATGGTAGTTGGTGAGGGCAATGAAAGGCAGGAGGAGACAGAACGTCCAGGCCCAGGCCATTTTGACAAAATACCTGACAGAGGAGGAAAGTGGAAGTGAAGAGAGGGAACACGGCGGAGAGGACACCATGTCAGGACTCAGGTCTCTAGAGTGCCAGGGGAGGGAAGATGAGAAAACCGATCAAAGCTACAGATCATAGCAACTATCATGCTTTAAGTACTTAACCATATACTTCACTTACTaagtacttcatttatttatttatttatttatttatttatttattttttgagacagagtctcgctctgtcactcaggctggagtgcagtggcacaatctcggctcactgcaacctctgcctcccaggttcaagcaatcctcctgcctcagcctcccgagtagctgggattacaggtgcgtatcaccccacctggctaatttttgtatttttagtagagatagggtttcaccatgttagccaggctggtctcgaactcctggcctcaaatgatccggccacttcggcctcccaaagtgctgggattacaggcatgagccaccatgcccagccctcccctcctcccctacCCTACCCCTGTGTAAGTACTTTAAATGTATTAACCAGGTAATCCATTCACAACTCTATGAGTTAAGTACTGTTATTATCTGCCtttaacagagaagaaaactgagacagaGGGAAGTGCTCCACCCAAAGTGGAGGCCGAAAGTGGAGGAGCCGGATTCAAATCCAGGATCTGCGATGTCAAGCACTATGTTATTTacttaggaaaataataaaaatatataataataattgagcATCTAATGCCAGGAGCTTTCACACACATTCACTTTCCCATAGAGCACTCACATTTACCCTGGGAGGAAGGTGCCATtgttccattttatagacaagaaatCCAAGGTTCAGGAAGTTCAGTACCTTGCCAGGGTCACACTCACAGAACCAGCATGCACAGATTAAACCACGGTTTAGACAGCCCCCAAGCTCATGCTGTTTCTCCCATACCATatgtggttttttattttttatttctattttttagacagggtctcactctgtcgcccaggcttgcatgcagtggcacaatcacacctcactgtagcctcaaactcctgggcccaagcaatcctcctgcctcggtctcacaaatagctgggactacaggtgtgtgccaacggcctggctaattttttttaaattattatttttgtggagctggggccttgctatgttgtccatactggtcttgaactctaggcctcaagcaattatcctgcctcaacctcccaaagtgctgggattacaggtatgagccactacacccagcctggtTCTTTCCTAATGGCAGAAACAGTCTTAAAACAATGAGCTTTACTTTAAGCCAAAGACACGGGTTCAGATTTTGACACTCACTTATTATACCTCCTACCTCTCCaaccctcagtttcttcagctatTAGACAGCTGGGAGgaacaaatgatttttaagatCCCTTCTATATCCCAGGATTCACTAGTTCCCTCTCATTAATCAGCATAGAGGCTTGGAACAAAACTCCAGGATCCATGACTACCTCCAAACAACAGGGGTGTGTTGTCAGCCAGGCCACTTGGCTCCCAGCTCACCTAGGCCAGAGGAAGCAGCAGCTGCCTTGTCCGCCTCCCGGTGCTCACAAAGGGCGGCTGACCTAAACCCAGGACAGAGACTTGCGGCCACTACCACTCTCCTGCTCTATTCTTAGCCCAGCCTCTCAGGGTGGGTGAGGAAGGAAGGTGGGCCAAGGACAGAAGGACTCTTTTCTGGGTTCCAATGGCTTCTCAGGCACCACCCCCGGGCCTGTCACTAAAATCTTCACTGGGACTGATAAGGAAGATCTTGCCAGAGCCAAGACCCGTCAGGCATTTGAGGAAGCTGCCTGTGAAAGGAACCAGGGTTTTAAGCAGATAACCAAAGTTGGGCTGACTTTCAGGACACGCCGGAGACACTTATTCTGGAAAACACTTAGGTTCACATCAAGGGAGCAgttttatcttttagaatttcCCTTTATGACTGCAACAGAGTTTTTGTGCAATAAACTTTCTAACCGGGAGTTgtgaaaaaagcaagcaagcaagcaagcaagcaaagaaGTGGATGGGTGAAGTTAAGGAGATGTCTCAAAGCGCCCAGCTGGGATTGCTTTTCTGGACCACTGCCATGCATTCTGAGTGGCTGAGATGATCCAAGGAGATCCAGGGGAAAGGGCACAGGCTAGGGGGTTCCACTCCTCTGTGAGTATCTCGGAGCGGGGGCTCTGCCTGTCACAGGCTGAGGCGAGGCTCTTCCACCGGTCGTAATGGGATTCTGCCACACGCTGGGGGGATCTGATCTGACGCAGGGTGGGGTCTGTGCAGGGTCTGACACAGGCAGGCAGGGCAGAGGTGAGGTGGCATCTCCCAAACAGGGCAGGGATCGGCTCCTAACTCCAAGGGGAGGCGGGGGAGTGTCGACATGGGCTGGTTCGTCCCCACCCCATTCCACATCcttacacacagagacacacacgaCCCCGCTCGTCACCACCTGCCCAGTCAAGCTCAGGCTGCCCAAAGTGGGTCTGCAAACACGAACTGCTAGTGACACCAGCTACCCCGGGGCCTCCCAGGCGTGACACGCGTACAGATGCTGCTGTCACGGCTAGGAGGAGGACCTCCCTCCAATGACTCGTCCACCACGGCAGGTAGCACCGGCTTCTCTGGGCGAGGCTACAGCGGGCCGGCTCTGGCGGGGACAGCAGAGGATCGGGGTGCACTCACATGTTGAGGACGTTGCGCTTGTTGCTGAGGTAGCTCTCGGGCAGCGGGGACAACTCCTTGAGGAGGGAGCCCGCCAGCATGGAGGCCACCAGGGCCCAGGGCAGGTAGCGCCGAACGGCCGCCCGCACCAGCGTCCCCCGCAGCAACCACTCGCAGCGCTCCAGATGCTCCATGCCCGATCTCGTCGGCCACCGTCCTCCGCTCCGTGCCCTCTCGGCCACCGTATCGCCCTTCGCCCGGACCTGCGCCTCCACCTTCCTTCGGACGCATGCGCACCGCCGCGAGTCCCACCCCTTGAGGCGTGCTTGGGCTCCGGAGCCCACGCGCCCCCCCTGGTGGCCGCTGCTGTCTCAGGCCCGTGCTGGTCCCCGAGCTCCGAGCTCCTCTCCTCTGCGCTTTCCCGGCCGCTCCCAGTCCCCGAGCCTCCGCGTCTTACTCTTGTCGGGGAAAAAGCGCTTGTGAAAGTATttgctggaggctggaggaggatAAATGTAGCCCTGGAGAATTGGAGCAGTAGTCACAGCATCATTGGTCTTTCTTGGAGCCTCGGAGACACCTCTGCCGTCttagccttagttttctcatctgtaaaatgccgGAGACAAGAGATCAACCTTTCCCAAAAGCTAGTTTATGAACTCAGGGGTTCATTACGTTGGTACAGGTAGAGGCACATGAGATGAAGTTTCCTTAGGAATAAttattgtatttacttatttatttatttatttcttgttcagTTAATTAGAGAGGGGGGTacctctctgtcgcccaggctggagtgcaatggcaccgtcacagctcactgcaacctcaaatttctgggctcaagcactcctcccacctcagcctcccgagtagctgggaccacaggtgggcgccaccacacctggctaattttttttttgaaggggtggcctgcccctccacacctgtgggtgtttctcgttaggtggaacgagagacttgagaaaagaaataagacacagagacaaagtatagagaaagaaaagcgggggcccaggggactggcgctcagcttacagaggacccacgccggcaccggcctctgagttcccttagtatttatagataattatctttaccatcttaaagataagggagtggcaggacaataggatcatttttagggaggaaattagcagtaagacataagaacaaggatctctgtgacatgaataagtttaaaggaaaatcctgtgccttgagataaaccttttagcaacattgtttcatcctatcacatggggataaaccttggacaatacctagcttttctaggaacaaagacacaccctgcacgcccaaaatccattaaaccttgagttaccacagcacatgtctcttgcaaggacaaggttgggggtagggtcacagattaacagcatctcaaatacagaacaaaatggagtctcttatgtctacttctttctatatagacacagtaacaggctgatctctttcttttccccacattttttttttttaatttcagtagagacagggttttgcttcgttgtccaggcttgtctcaaacacctgggctcaagcgatcctcctgcctcggcttcctaaaaTGCTGcagttacaagtgtgagccaccacgctctgcAATTATTAaatctattgatttatttattgatttattttgagacatagtgtcgct
This is a stretch of genomic DNA from Papio anubis isolate 15944 chromosome 16, Panubis1.0, whole genome shotgun sequence. It encodes these proteins:
- the FITM2 gene encoding fat storage-inducing transmembrane protein 2; its protein translation is MEHLERCEWLLRGTLVRAAVRRYLPWALVASMLAGSLLKELSPLPESYLSNKRNVLNMYFVKMAWAWTFCLLLPFIALTNYHLTGKAGLVLRRLSTLLVGTAIWYICTSIFSNIEHYTGSCYQSPALEGVRKEHQSKQQCHQEGGFWHGFDISGHSFLLTFCALMIVEEMSVLHEVKTDRSHCLHTAITTLVVALGILTFIWVLMFLCTAVYFHNLSQKVSGTLFGLLGWYGTYGFWYPKAFSPGLPPQSCSLNLKQDSYKK